One Brassica napus cultivar Da-Ae chromosome A5, Da-Ae, whole genome shotgun sequence DNA window includes the following coding sequences:
- the LOC125609161 gene encoding NAC domain-containing protein 46-like produces the protein MVEEVGAVVNQGGDHEVVDLPPGFRFHPTDEEIITHYLKEKVFNVQFTSAAIGQADLNKNEPWDLPKIAKMGEKEFYFFCQRDRKYPTGMRTNRATLSGYWKATGKDKEIFRGKGCLVGMKKTLVFYRGRAPKGEKTNWVMHEFRLDGIYSYHNLPKSSRDEWVVCRVFHKNAPPPTTITTTTNQLIRIESLDNIDHLLDFSSLPPLIDPGFMGQPGPSLSGSGQQNNLKPILHHPPTAAIDNTYFPAQTVNHTYHSVPSSGSGLVYGTGSGNNNNGMIKLEHSLVSVSQETGLSSDMNTTATPEICSYTRMVNSAANEAMMDGNKTSYDDDDLGIFWDDYKLI, from the exons ATGGTGGAAGAAGTAGGTGCAGTTGTGAACCAAGGAGGAGATCATGAGGTGGTGGATTTGCCTCCGGGGTTTCGGTTTCATCCAACTGATGAAGAGATCATAACTCACTACCTTAAAGAGAAAGTCTTCAACGTCCAGTTCACCTCGGCTGCAATTGGTCAAGCCGACCTTAACAAGAACGAGCCTTGGGATCTACCAA AAATTGCAAAGATGGGAGAGAAGGAGTTTTACTTCTTTTGCCAGCGGGATAGGAAGTACCCGACCGGTATGAGGACGAACCGTGCAACCCTGTCGGGTTACTGGAAAGCGACGGGGAAGGACAAGGAGATCTTTAGAGGCAAAGGTTGCCTTGTTGGGATGAAGAAAACACTTGTGTTCTATAGAGGAAGAGCTCCAAAAGGTGAAAAGACCAATTGGGTTATGCATGAGTTTCGTCTTGATGGCATATATTCTTATCACAATCTCCCTAAATCTTCAAGG GATGAATGGGTGGTGTGTAGGGTTTTCCACAAGAACGCTCCTCCTCCCACtactattactactactacaaACCAACTCATAAGGATTGAATCTCTTGACAACATTGATCatctcttagacttctcatctctCCCTCCTCTCATCGATCCAGGTTTCATGGGTCAACCCGGTCCAAGCTTGTCAGGTTCCGGCCAACAAAACAACCTCAAACCCATCCTCCATCACCCTCCAACTGCAGCGATCGACAACACTTACTTCCCTGCCCAAACCGTCAATCACACTTACCACTCGGTCCCAAGTTCTGGATCCGGTTTGGTTTACGGGACGGGTTCAGGCAATAATAACAACGGCATGATAAAGTTGGAGCATTCTCTTGTGAGTGTGTCTCAAGAAACCGGTTTAAGTTCCGACATGAACACAACCGCGACGCCAGAGATATGTTCGTATACAAGGATGGTGAATTCGGCGGCCAATGAGGCGATGATGGATGGTAACAAGACGtcgtatgatgatgatgacttaGGGATCTTTTGGGACGACTACAAACTAATTTGA
- the LOC106435325 gene encoding NAC transcription factor 47, with the protein MISKDPRSSLPPGFRFHPTDEELILHYLRKKVSSLPVPLSVIEDVDIYKSDPWDLPAKAPFGEKEWYFFSPRDRKYPNGVRPNRAAASGYWKATGTDKLIAVPNGGVNENIGIKKALVFYRGKPPKGVKTNWIMHEYRLAETLSPKRVDHSSDSQFNNLGDRSLKSREYSMRLDDWVLCRIYKKLHISLSPPHVATDTSNQEHEENDKEPFIVSETLLPNLENNQTLKRQKSSFSNLLDATDLTFLTNFLNETPEHHTEQEFSFMFENFSNPNIYGNPYLDQKLPRLSPPSSETSFIGNKRERMDYAEETTSTSKKMINNFSYNI; encoded by the exons ATGATAAGCAAGGATCCAAGATCAAGTTTGCCACCAGGGTTTCGATTTCATCCAACTGATGAAGAACTCATTCTCCATTACCTAAGGAAGAAGGTTTCCTCTTTACCAGTCCCGCTTTCGGTCATCGAAGATGTCGATATCTATAAATCTGATCCATGGGATTTACCAG CTAAGGCTCCCTTTGGAGAGAAAGAATGGTATTTTTTCAGTCCGAGGGACAGGAAATATCCAAACGGAGTAAGACCAAACCGAGCAGCTGCGTCAGGGTATTGGAAAGCCACCGGAACAGATAAATTAATTGCGGTACCAAACGGTGGAGTTAATGAAAACATTGGTATAAAAAAAGCTCTTGTGTTTTATAGAGGAAAGCCTCCAAAAGGTGTTAAAACCAATTGGATCATGCATGAATATCGACTTGCTGAAACCCTATCGCCCAAAAGAGTGGACCATTCGAGCGACAGCCAATTCAATAATCTTGGAGACAGGAGTTTGAAATCTAGAGAATACTCTATGAGG CTGGATGATTGGGTTCTTTGCCGGATTTACAAGAAATTACACATTTCACTGTCACCACCACATGTTGCTACTGATACAAGCAACCAAGAACATGAGGAAAATGACAAAGAACCATTCATAGTCAGCGAAACCCTCTTGCCAAATTTGGAAAACAATCAAACACTTAAACGCCAGAAGTCTTCTTTCTCGAACTTATTAGACGCTACAGATTTGACGTTCCTCACAAACTTTCTAAACGAAACTCCGGAACATCATACTGAACAAGAGTTTTCTTTCatgtttgaaaatttctcaaaccCTAACATCTACGGAAACCCTTACTTGGATCAAAAGTTACCTCGGTTAAGCCCTCCTAGTTCTGAGACCAGCTTTatcggaaacaaaagagaaagaatggaTTATGCAGAAGAAACGACGAGCACTTCCAAGAAGATGATCAACAACTTTAGTTACAATATATAA
- the LOC125609159 gene encoding pyruvate kinase, cytosolic isozyme-like, with protein sequence MEKILDGRTNGTLKKTKIVCTLGPVSRSVEMIEKLLKSGMNVARFNFSHGTHEYHQGTLDNLRIAMKNTGIMCAVMLDTKGPEIRTGFLKEGKPVQLVQGQEITISTDYTLLGDSNTISMSYKKLAEDLNPEDVILCSDGTISLTVLSCDKVNGLVRCQCGNSATLGEKKNVNLPGVVVDLPTLTEKDQEDILKWGVPNKIDIIALSFVRKGSDLDQVRKLLGEHAKRIMLMSKIENQEGVRNFDEILKNSDAFMVARGDLGMEIPIERIFQAQKMMIERANAVGKPVVTATQMLESMTKSPLPTRAEATDVANAVLDGTDCVMLSGETAAGAHPEAAVKIMARICKVAEDTLDYEAVHKKIQEAVPLPLSTVEDLAASAVAKAMKQSAKAIVVLTKGGYTAALVAKYRPNVPILSVAILDDGESRCSVAKRGLIYRGIVPVVANSGSTEEATKFAIEFAKEKEICKGGDSIVLVQYIDGSSVLKIMLVE encoded by the exons ATGGAGAAGATACTTGACGGAAGAACTAATGGAACACTCAAGAAGACCAAGATCGTGTGTACTCTTGGACCAGTGTCCAGGTCTGTTGAGATGATCGAGAAGCTTCTCAAATCTGGTATGAACGTAGCCCGTTTCAACTTCTCACACGGTACTCACGAGTACCACCAAGGAACTCTCGATAACCTCAGAATCGCAATGAAGAACACTGGTATCATGTGTGCCGTCATGCTTGACACAAAG gGTCCTGAGATTCGAACCGGATTTCTCAAAGAAGGCAAACCGGTTCAGCTAGTTCAAGGTCAAGAGATAACAATCTCAACTGATTACACTTTGCTAGGAGATTCAAACACAATCTCAATGAGCTACAAGAAACTTGCCGAGGATCTCAATCCAGAGGACGTGATTCTCTGTTCCGACGGCACAATCTCTCTGACCGTCTTGTCATGTGACAAGGTTAACGGTCTAGTTCGTTGCCAATGCGGGAACTCAGCAACCCTAGGAGAGAAAAAGAACGTTAACCTCCCAGGAGTTGTAGTTGATCTCCCAACGCTTACGGAGAAAGATCAAGAAGATATTCTAAAGTGGGGAGTTCCTAACAAGATCGATATCATTGCTCTTTCCTTTGTTCGTAAAGGGTCTGACCTAGACCAAGTCAGGAAGTTACTTGGAGAGCACGCAAAGCGAATCATGCTTATGTCAAAG ATTGAGAATCAAGAAGGAGTGAGGAACTTCGACGAGATTCTTAAGAACTCTGATGCATTCATGGTGGCTAGAGGCGACCTAGGGATGGAGATTCCTATCGAGAGGATATTTCAAGCTCAGAAGATGATGATCGAGAGAGCTAACGCTGTCGGAAAACCAGTAGTGACAGCAACGCAGATGCTCGAGTCCATGACCAAGTCTCCTCTTCCGACAAGAGCCGAAGCTACGGACGTGGCCAACGCTGTCCTCGACGGCACGGACTGCGTCATGCTCAGCGGTGAAACCGCCGCCGGAGCTCACCCTGAAGCCGCCGTGAAGATCATGGCGAGAATCTGTAAAGTGGCGGAGGATACACTCGACTACGAAGCCGTGCATAAGAAGATTCAAGAAGCTGTTCCGTTGCCTTTGTCTACGGTTGAGGACTTGGCCGCTTCAGCTGTGGCCAAGGCGATGAAGCAGAGCGCTAAGGCGATTGTGGTGCTCACCAAGGGGGGATACACGGCGGCGCTTGTGGCGAAATATAGGCCCAACGTTCCGATTCTCTCGGTGGCTATCTTGGATGATGGAGAGTCGAGGTGTTCGGTGGCGAAACGTGGTTTAATTTACCGTGGAATCGTTCCGGTGGTGGCGAACAGTGGCTCGACGGAGGAGGCGACTAAGTTTGCGATCGAGTTTGCAAAGGAGAAGGAGATCTGTAAGGGTGGAGATTCGATTGTCTTGGTGCAGTACATCGATGGTTCCTCTGTTCTCAAGATCATGCTCGTGGAGTAG